From Candidatus Woesearchaeota archaeon, a single genomic window includes:
- a CDS encoding ATP-binding protein translates to MSLDDVLSPDLVKKNKRFVVKEYSSFLNSQSFSCNIKDVDYVKNHQLLFLGGFYAAKDSLSGDVKHLDDSFQRMYFSAVSSVNLLNSFEGVDFGFPLNFGSLNFSVSDYESNLRILKKHVDEVSKYDDFVNSSYSYFCGLNDFLFSFLKDSVDDKLIKFKDRKSKINGSNIVPVKVNGVDSVDLENISFVETSYDDIIGNVVVKDSLDLSMRKLFLYNSERKNNPALEKMQFKQNFLLVGESGNGKGMLAAYAASVGSDLASKLDKDLRIVSMENNSSYQDGPILKLLSYLKNISNSDDLFLVILDEVDSVFSSRVDYKTQNYQKKLVTELLKFTSNSVEYVNKGNYVLIAMTNTPNQLDPAFLNRLNKGTYLCEGPKSVDEKILLVKNLIYKLVPDDVVRVKDWNKIGGVAYDLGLSGRELKDCVENLFESSCLNGLPSNIYGLDYDKQLSFFNDFKVIDDSVILDGIIKTGERRKVDNYLLRGGYVESV, encoded by the coding sequence ATGAGTTTGGATGATGTTTTAAGTCCTGATTTGGTTAAGAAAAATAAAAGATTTGTTGTTAAAGAGTATTCTAGTTTTTTGAATTCTCAGAGTTTTAGTTGTAATATTAAAGATGTTGATTATGTTAAAAATCATCAGTTATTGTTTCTTGGTGGTTTTTATGCTGCTAAGGATTCTTTGTCTGGTGATGTTAAGCATCTTGATGATTCTTTTCAGAGAATGTATTTTTCCGCGGTTAGTTCTGTTAATTTGTTGAATTCTTTTGAGGGTGTTGATTTTGGTTTTCCTTTGAATTTTGGTTCTTTGAATTTTTCTGTTAGTGATTATGAGTCTAATTTGAGAATACTTAAGAAACACGTTGATGAAGTTAGTAAATATGATGATTTTGTTAATTCTTCTTATTCTTATTTTTGTGGTTTGAATGATTTTTTGTTTTCTTTTTTGAAGGATTCTGTTGATGATAAATTAATTAAGTTTAAAGATCGTAAATCTAAGATTAATGGTTCTAATATTGTTCCTGTTAAAGTTAATGGTGTTGATTCTGTTGATTTAGAGAATATTAGTTTTGTTGAGACTTCTTATGATGATATTATTGGTAATGTTGTTGTTAAAGATTCTTTGGATTTGTCTATGCGTAAGCTTTTTTTGTATAATTCTGAACGGAAAAATAATCCTGCTCTTGAGAAGATGCAGTTTAAGCAGAATTTTTTGTTGGTTGGTGAGTCTGGTAATGGTAAAGGTATGCTTGCGGCTTATGCTGCGAGTGTTGGTTCTGATTTGGCTAGTAAGCTTGATAAGGATTTAAGGATTGTTTCTATGGAGAATAATTCTAGTTATCAGGACGGTCCTATTCTTAAGTTGTTGAGTTATTTAAAGAATATTTCTAATAGTGATGATTTGTTTCTTGTTATTTTGGATGAGGTTGATTCTGTTTTTTCTTCTAGGGTTGATTATAAGACTCAGAATTATCAGAAAAAATTGGTTACTGAGTTGTTGAAGTTTACTAGTAATTCTGTTGAGTATGTGAATAAAGGTAATTATGTTTTAATTGCTATGACTAATACGCCTAATCAGTTAGATCCTGCTTTTCTTAATCGTTTGAATAAAGGTACTTATTTATGTGAGGGTCCTAAGTCTGTTGATGAGAAAATTTTGCTTGTGAAGAATTTGATTTATAAGTTGGTTCCTGATGATGTTGTTCGTGTTAAGGATTGGAATAAAATTGGTGGTGTTGCGTATGATTTAGGACTTTCTGGTAGGGAGCTTAAGGATTGTGTTGAGAATTTGTTTGAGTCTAGTTGTTTAAATGGTCTTCCTAGTAATATTTATGGTTTGGATTATGATAAGCAGTTATCTTTTTTTAATGATTTTAAAGTTATTGATGATTCTGTTATTCTTGATGGAATTATTAAGACGGGTGAGCGTAGAAAAGTTGATAATTATTTGTTGAGGGGTGGTTATGTTGAGTCTGTTTAA
- a CDS encoding ArsR family transcriptional regulator, translating to MKPEEILTDIGMTNNETKTYLSLLELGSTTVTNISEKTKLHRTNVYDTLKKLTNKGIVSYMKQDNITFYEASDPNILIRIIKEKEENLKKIIPQLILTKKLAENTSEITLIKGINSFIDKLFELLNHEEEILVLGMPEKAIKLLGARIFPFHKTRIQKNIPLKQIYSKELEKKIKKINDEKTKTKICENQDFNVSTIICNKEILITEWTKEITTLRIQNESITNNYKAQFQVLWKNSKK from the coding sequence ATGAAACCAGAAGAAATACTAACAGACATAGGAATGACCAATAACGAAACAAAAACATACTTATCACTACTAGAACTAGGAAGCACAACCGTAACAAACATATCAGAAAAAACCAAACTACACAGAACAAATGTTTATGATACTCTAAAAAAACTAACAAACAAAGGAATAGTATCCTATATGAAACAAGACAACATAACATTCTATGAAGCATCAGACCCAAACATACTAATAAGAATAATAAAAGAAAAAGAAGAAAACCTAAAAAAAATAATACCGCAATTAATACTAACAAAAAAACTAGCAGAAAACACATCAGAAATAACACTAATAAAAGGAATAAACTCATTCATAGACAAACTATTCGAATTGCTGAACCACGAAGAAGAAATACTAGTTCTAGGAATGCCCGAAAAAGCAATAAAACTCCTGGGCGCAAGAATATTCCCATTCCACAAAACAAGAATACAAAAAAACATACCACTAAAACAAATATACTCAAAAGAATTAGAAAAAAAAATAAAAAAAATAAACGACGAAAAAACAAAAACAAAAATATGCGAAAACCAAGATTTCAACGTATCAACAATAATATGCAACAAAGAAATACTAATAACAGAATGGACAAAAGAAATCACAACTTTAAGAATACAAAACGAATCAATAACAAACAATTACAAAGCACAATTCCAAGTACTATGGAAAAACTCAAAAAAATAA
- a CDS encoding 50S ribosomal protein L35ae — protein MNGTIINFKRGIHRTSPNQMIIQPETTKTKEEAQKLIGKKVIYNTGKKEMSGEIRSAHGNSGAIRVLFETGMPGQAIGQKVQIK, from the coding sequence ATGAACGGAACAATAATTAACTTCAAAAGAGGAATACACAGAACAAGTCCAAATCAGATGATAATCCAACCAGAAACAACAAAAACAAAAGAAGAAGCACAAAAACTGATAGGAAAAAAAGTCATCTACAACACAGGAAAAAAAGAAATGAGTGGCGAAATAAGAAGCGCACACGGAAACTCAGGAGCAATCAGAGTATTATTCGAAACAGGAATGCCAGGACAAGCAATAGGACAAAAAGTCCAAATCAAATAA
- the lonB gene encoding ATP-dependent protease LonB: MTKKKTKNTSKNGFSFKTTAELKVNDKLIDQVIGQEDAIRVIKKASTQRRHVLLIGEPGTGKSMLGLAMAELLPKEKLVDIISFHNPNDENQPIIKTATAGKGRTLVTESKTQGLKSMQGQSTIILILALLAMIAPWFILNHYTEKLGAAAGAIMFAAFFIGGIAFLAIFIIFLNLNKKMGDKTSAPKVIVDNFNRSQAPFYDATGAHAGALLGDVLHDPFQSGGLGTPAHERVVAGMIHKAHLGVLFIDEIATLAPNTQQELLTAIQEGKFSITGQSERSAGAMVRTDPVPCKFVLIAAGNMETVKHMHPALRSRIRGYGYEVFMADTMKNTEKNRTHIAKFVAQEVKKDGKIPHFTREAVDYIIEEAKKKANRKGHLTLRLRDLGGLVRAAGDLALDENAKIVTPEHVKEAKTIARSLEKQIADKYIERKKEYEVIITKGKQIGRVNGLAVIGEGDSHSGIILPIEAEVAPGKEKEIIATGKLGEIAKEAIKNVSVIIKKYFGKDIRDKYDIHVQFLQTYEGVEGDSASVAVALSIVSALNNLPIKQNYAMTGSLSVRGEILPIGGVSSKIEAAIEAGIEKVIVPKSNVQDIVVDEKMLKKVKIVPVTMLHEVFEEVLDWKGKEKLKNKIIKEMKKNV; this comes from the coding sequence ATGACCAAGAAAAAAACCAAAAATACATCAAAAAACGGATTCTCATTCAAAACAACAGCTGAACTCAAAGTAAACGATAAACTAATAGACCAAGTCATAGGACAAGAAGACGCGATAAGAGTAATAAAAAAAGCAAGCACACAAAGAAGACACGTACTACTAATAGGAGAACCCGGAACAGGAAAAAGCATGCTAGGTCTAGCCATGGCGGAACTACTACCAAAAGAAAAACTAGTAGATATAATAAGCTTCCACAACCCCAACGACGAAAACCAACCAATAATAAAAACAGCAACAGCAGGAAAAGGAAGAACACTAGTCACAGAATCAAAAACTCAAGGACTAAAATCAATGCAAGGACAAAGCACAATCATACTAATACTAGCACTACTAGCAATGATAGCACCATGGTTCATACTAAACCATTACACAGAAAAATTAGGAGCAGCAGCGGGAGCAATAATGTTCGCAGCATTCTTCATAGGAGGAATAGCATTCCTAGCAATATTCATTATATTCCTAAACTTAAACAAAAAAATGGGCGACAAAACCAGCGCACCAAAAGTTATAGTGGACAACTTCAACAGAAGTCAAGCACCCTTCTATGACGCAACAGGAGCACACGCAGGAGCCCTACTCGGAGACGTATTACATGACCCTTTCCAATCAGGAGGCTTAGGAACACCTGCACATGAAAGAGTGGTAGCAGGAATGATACATAAAGCACACCTAGGAGTATTATTCATAGATGAAATCGCAACATTAGCACCAAACACACAACAAGAATTATTAACAGCGATACAAGAAGGAAAATTCTCAATCACAGGACAAAGCGAAAGAAGTGCAGGAGCAATGGTAAGAACCGATCCGGTACCTTGCAAATTCGTACTAATCGCAGCAGGAAACATGGAAACAGTAAAACACATGCACCCCGCATTAAGATCCAGAATTCGAGGATATGGATACGAAGTATTCATGGCAGACACCATGAAAAACACAGAAAAAAACAGAACCCACATCGCGAAATTCGTCGCGCAAGAAGTCAAAAAAGACGGAAAAATACCGCATTTCACAAGAGAAGCAGTAGATTACATAATAGAAGAAGCAAAAAAGAAAGCAAACAGAAAAGGACACCTAACACTAAGACTCAGAGATCTAGGAGGATTAGTAAGAGCAGCAGGAGACCTAGCACTAGACGAAAACGCAAAAATAGTGACTCCGGAACACGTAAAAGAAGCAAAAACAATTGCTAGAAGCCTAGAAAAACAAATCGCGGACAAATACATCGAAAGAAAAAAAGAATACGAAGTAATAATCACAAAAGGAAAACAAATAGGACGAGTAAACGGATTAGCAGTCATAGGCGAAGGAGACAGCCACTCAGGAATAATACTACCAATAGAAGCAGAAGTCGCACCAGGCAAAGAAAAAGAAATAATAGCTACGGGCAAACTAGGAGAAATAGCGAAAGAAGCCATAAAGAACGTGTCAGTAATCATTAAGAAATACTTCGGAAAAGACATTCGAGATAAATACGATATACACGTACAATTCTTACAAACATATGAAGGCGTAGAAGGAGACAGTGCAAGCGTCGCAGTAGCACTAAGCATAGTATCAGCATTAAACAACTTACCAATAAAACAAAATTATGCCATGACAGGAAGTCTAAGCGTAAGAGGAGAAATACTCCCAATAGGAGGGGTAAGTAGCAAAATAGAGGCAGCAATAGAAGCAGGCATAGAAAAAGTGATAGTGCCAAAAAGCAACGTCCAAGACATAGTCGTGGACGAAAAAATGCTAAAAAAAGTAAAAATAGTCCCTGTAACCATGCTTCACGAAGTCTTCGAAGAAGTACTAGACTGGAAAGGAAAAGAAAAACTAAAAAACAAGATCATAAAAGAAATGAAAAAAAACGTCTAG